A stretch of the Elephas maximus indicus isolate mEleMax1 chromosome 3, mEleMax1 primary haplotype, whole genome shotgun sequence genome encodes the following:
- the ACP5 gene encoding tartrate-resistant acid phosphatase type 5 gives MDAWTVLLTLLLQAFLALPLAQSAAPALRFVAVGDWGGVPNAPFHTAREMANAKEIARTVQTLGADFILSLGDNFYFTGVRDVNDKRFQETFEDVFSARSLRNVPWYVLAGNHDHLGNVSAQIAYSKISKRWNFPSPFYRLRFKVPRTNVSVAIFMLDTVTLCGNSDDFLSQRPERPRDPVLARTQLSWLKKQLAAAKEDYVLIAGHYPVWSIAEHGPTHCLVKQLQPLLATHGVTAYLCGHDHNLQYLQDQNGVGYVLSGAGNFMDPSKRHQRKVPSGYLRFHYGAEDSLGGFAYVEISPKEMSITYIEASGKSLFKTSLPRRPRP, from the exons ATGGATGCATGGACAGTGCTGCTGACCCTCCTCCTGCAAGCCTTCTTGGCGCTCCCCCTGGCTCAGAGTGCCGCCCCCGCCCTGCGCTTTGTGGCCGTGGGTGACTGGGGTGGGGTCCCCAATGCCCCATTCCACACAGCCCGGGAAATGGCGAATGCCAAGGAGATTGCAAGGACCGTGCAGACCCTGGGTGCAGACTTCATCCTGTCCCTGGGGGACAACTTCTACTTTACTGGCGTGCGGGATGTCAATGACAAGAGGTTCCAG GAAACCTTTGAGGACGTCTTCTCTGCCCGCTCCCTTCGCAACGTGCCCTGGTATGTGCTGGCTGGAAACCATGACCACCTTGGCAACGTCTCAGCACAGATTGCCTACTCCAAAATCTCCAAGCGCTG GAACTTCCCCAGCCCTTTCTACCGCCTGCGCTTCAAGGTTCCACGGACCAATGTATCCGTGGCCATCTTCATGCTGGATACAGTGACCTTGTGTGGCAACTCGGATGATTTCCTCAGCCAGCGCCCTGAGAGGCCCCGCGACCCGGTGCTGGCCCGCACCCAGCTGTCTTGGCTCAAAAAGCAGCTGGCAGCAGCCAAGGAAGACTATGTGCTGATAGCTGGCCACTACCCGGTATGGTCCATAGCCGAACATGGGCCCACCCACTGCCTTGTCAAGCAGCTGCAGCCACTGCtggccacacatggggtcaccgccTACCTGTGCGGTCATGACCACAACCTGCAG TACCTTCAGGATCAGAATGGCGTGGGCTACGTGCTGAGTGGAGCTGGGAACTTCATGGACCCCTCAAAACGGCACCAGCGCAAAGTCCCTAGCGGCTATCTGCGCTTCCACTATGGAGCTGAAGACTCACTGGGAGGCTTTGCCTACGTAGAGATCAGCCCCAAGGAAATGAGCATCACTTACATCGAGGCCTCGGGCAAGTCCCTCTTCAAGACCAGCCTGCCCAGACGACCCAGGCCCTGA